One Procambarus clarkii isolate CNS0578487 chromosome 15, FALCON_Pclarkii_2.0, whole genome shotgun sequence DNA segment encodes these proteins:
- the LOC138364913 gene encoding uncharacterized protein, with the protein MRSRYRAKIEADKKKLRELIAVYNEDNTEKLSVDIAEEGNFPWYNDTPQPTDNVTLQEKRNAAEKLHMYNRTMEEQNVIQLEMKSYLDFYRKKLEEITQRLDDVQNKSAPPSWIIEEQGKYSIKKSSFQHVTSGLTALLLNMKKLYQIKLFEATNLFSEDREVEYNKFQTDSQDSEDSETDSDNSVVSIESQTDNEEMEETLPFDLSSFK; encoded by the exons ATGAGATCACGATACCGTGCAAAGATTGAAGCAGACAAGAAAAAGTTGAGGGAACTGATAGCGGTCTACAATGAAGACAATACAGAAAAACTTAGTGTGGACATTGCTGAAGAGGGCAACTTTCCATGGTATAATGACACTCCTCAACCAACTGATAATG TTACTCTTCAAGAAAAGAGAAATGCTGCAGAAAAGCTGCATATGTACAACAGGACTATGGAAGAACAAAATGTCATTCAACTGGAAATGAAAAGTTACTTGGATTTCTACAGAAAAAAGCTTGAAGAGATAACACAAAGACTAGATGATGTACAAAACAAAAGTGCTCCACCCTCTTGGATAATTGAA GAACAGGGTAAATACTCAATAAAGAAGTCATCATTCCAGCATGTAACCAGTGGACTTACGGCCCTCTTGCTAAATATGAAAAAATTGTATCAAATTAAACTATTTGAGGCAACTAACCTGTTTTCTGAAGACAGGGAAGTAGAGTACAACAAATTTCAAACAGACAGTCAAGATTCCGAGGATTCCGAGACCGACAGTGACAACAGTGTAGTCAGTATTGAGTCACAGACTGACAACGAAGAAATGGAAGAAACACTTCCCTTTGATTTGAGTAGCTTTAAGTAG